ATAAAATGAAATATGCTGAGTTAGTCGATGATACTCACATTTGAAGCATTAAACCTTTGGGCAATTATTCTCGCCGCTTTGTCTTCTTTTATGTTGGGTGGTATTTGGTATTCTCCTATGCTGTTTCAAAAAGCATGGATGGAGGGGTGTGGACTGACAGAACTTGACTTACAAACTAGTGATCCCAAGATGACTTTTGGCGTCGCATTTCTGTTGTCTTTGTTGTCTGCAGTATTTATGGCGGTG
This sequence is a window from Pseudoalteromonas piscicida. Protein-coding genes within it:
- a CDS encoding DUF1761 domain-containing protein, which gives rise to MILTFEALNLWAIILAALSSFMLGGIWYSPMLFQKAWMEGCGLTELDLQTSDPKMTFGVAFLLSLLSAVFMAVMLDLSLSLLAATGVGFGVGIFFVACSLGISYIFEQRPMKLFLVNGGYHVLQFTLIAFVLRIMS